From one Lotus japonicus ecotype B-129 chromosome 3, LjGifu_v1.2 genomic stretch:
- the LOC130744164 gene encoding serine/threonine-protein kinase UCNL-like, whose product MDSSTMVEELDLNNLKALKVLGKGAMGTVFLVQHHHHHHMALKVVDKSSLHDADRRARWEINVLSRLSHPFLPSLISTFESDSLLCYALPYCPGGDLNHLRHRQVDHVFSPAAIRFYLAEILSALHHLHSLGIAYRDLKPENVLIQQNGHVTLTDFDLSRVLSHKTITAQTEIITVADTPRKSRRWNRNPLFSNGPTAKSARVNPESRRTPSLSDGERSNSLVGTEEYVAPEVVRGDGHEFAVDWWALGVLCYEMMYGTTPFKGRNRKETFRNVLVKSPEFVGKKTALTDLISRLLEKDPEERLGYVHGASEIKEHEFFRGVKWDMLTEVARPPFIPSRDDAATAADRCSAGVDIREYFKSLNSPPSLTPSPLPSPPSSPSVSFAEF is encoded by the coding sequence ATGGACTCATCAACAATGGTTGAGGAGCTGGACCTGAACAATCTCAaagcactcaaagtgttgggaAAAGGAGCAATGGGCACCGTCTTCCTcgtccaacaccaccaccaccaccacatggCCCTCAAGGTGGTCGACAAATCCTCCCTCCACGACGCCGACCGCCGCGCCCGCTGGGAAATCAACGTCCTCTCCCGCCTCTCCCACCCTTTCCTCCCTTCCCTCATTTCCACCTTCGAATCCGATAGCTTGCTATGCTACGCTCTCCCTTACTGCCCCGGCGGCGACCTCAACCACCTCCGCCACCGCCAAGTCGACCACGTCTTCTCCCCCGCCGCAATCCGCTTCTACCTCGCCGAAATCCTCTCCGCCCTCCACCACCTCCACTCCCTCGGCATCGCCTACCGCGACCTCAAGCCCGAAAACGTCCTCATCCAGCAAAACGGTCACGTCACCCTCACCGATTTCGACCTCTCGCGCGTCCTCTCCCATAAAACCATAACCGCCCAAACAGAAATCATAACCGTCGCCGACACACCCCGTAAATCTCGCCGCTGGAACAGGAATCCGTTATTCTCCAACGGCCCCACTGCCAAGTCAGCACGAGTCAACCCGGAGAGCCGGCGAACCCCGAGTCTCTCCGACGGGGAGCGGTCTAACTCGCTCGTCGGAACAGAGGAGTACGTCGCGCCGGAGGTTGTTCGCGGCGACGGGCACGAGTTCGCCGTGGACTGGTGGGCACTCGGAGTGCTGTGTTACGAGATGATGTACGGGACGACGCCGTTTAAGGGGAGGAACCGGAAGGAGACGTTTCGGAATGTGCTGGTTAAGTCGCCGGAGTTCGTGGGGAAGAAAACGGCGCTGACGGACCTCATATCGCGGTTGCTGGAGAAGGATCCGGAAGAGCGATTGGGTTACGTTCATGGCGCTAGCGAGATCAAGGAGCATGAGTTCTTCAGAGGGGTCAAGTGGGACATGCTGACGGAGGTGGCGCGGCCGCCGTTTATTCCGTCGAGAGATGACGCTGCCACGGCGGCGGATCGGTGCTCAGCCGGAGTGGACATAAGGGAGTACTTCAAGAGTTTAAACTCTCCGCCGTCGTTGACCCCTTCGCCGTTACCGTCACCTCCTAGTTCTCCGAGTGTTTCTTTTGCTGAATTCTGA